In Microbacterium pumilum, the following proteins share a genomic window:
- a CDS encoding uroporphyrinogen-III synthase, with translation MTSPSRPTLSAALEGCTIVIAVDRRSTELAAALERHGAHVRPAPALTIVPHIDDEALIACTRELIAHPPDVVVATTGVGFRGWMEAADEAGLLDELHAALSRTQIVARGPKARGAIQQAGLTADWVAESETSTELGEYLLAQDVSGRRIAVQHHGSGADGLDQLFQASGADVVSLTVYRWGPPPDEAILRRSVAATAAGEIDAVLFTSAPGAAEWLAAARRENVLDDILGLARSGRVLMAAVGPITAGPLERLGLSPLYAERGRLGSLVRAVVTHFGGGHAPSLETAAGRLELRSTGAVLDGSHIPLSRTGVDLLAALFDAAGGVVSRTRLQSTLPRSGENTHAIEMAVARVREAIGAPELIKTVVKRGYRLNVIEPADAAV, from the coding sequence TTGACCAGCCCTTCCCGCCCCACCCTGTCGGCCGCTCTCGAGGGCTGCACGATCGTCATCGCCGTCGATCGCCGCTCCACCGAGCTTGCGGCCGCGCTCGAGCGGCACGGCGCGCATGTGCGCCCGGCTCCGGCACTGACGATCGTGCCGCACATCGACGACGAGGCTCTCATCGCCTGCACACGCGAGCTCATCGCGCATCCTCCCGACGTCGTCGTGGCCACCACCGGCGTCGGCTTTCGGGGCTGGATGGAGGCTGCGGACGAGGCCGGGCTCCTCGACGAGCTCCACGCAGCGCTCTCGCGCACTCAGATCGTCGCCCGCGGGCCCAAGGCGCGCGGCGCGATTCAGCAGGCAGGGCTCACGGCGGATTGGGTCGCCGAGTCCGAAACCTCCACGGAGCTCGGCGAGTATCTGCTCGCGCAGGACGTGAGCGGCCGTCGGATCGCCGTCCAGCATCACGGCTCAGGGGCGGATGGTCTGGACCAGCTGTTCCAGGCGAGCGGAGCGGATGTGGTGAGCCTCACGGTGTACCGATGGGGCCCGCCACCGGACGAAGCCATTCTCCGGCGGTCGGTCGCCGCGACCGCTGCGGGCGAGATCGATGCCGTGCTGTTCACGTCCGCACCGGGCGCGGCGGAGTGGCTCGCGGCCGCGCGGCGCGAGAACGTGCTGGACGATATCCTCGGGCTTGCGCGCTCAGGCCGCGTATTGATGGCGGCCGTAGGGCCCATCACTGCAGGACCCCTCGAGCGGCTCGGCCTCTCGCCGCTGTATGCCGAACGCGGACGCCTCGGATCGCTCGTGCGCGCCGTCGTCACCCACTTCGGCGGTGGTCACGCACCGTCGCTCGAGACAGCCGCGGGTCGCCTCGAACTGCGCAGCACCGGCGCGGTGCTCGACGGCTCACACATCCCGTTGTCACGCACGGGCGTCGACCTCCTCGCCGCGCTCTTCGATGCCGCCGGCGGGGTCGTCTCGCGGACCCGCCTGCAGAGCACGCTGCCGCGTTCGGGCGAGAACACCCATGCGATCGAGATGGCGGTCGCCCGCGTGCGTGAGGCGATCGGCGCGCCGGAGCTCATCAAGACCGTTGTGAAGCGCGGGTATCGCCTGAACGTGATCGAGCCGGCCGACGCAGCGGTCTGA
- the trmD gene encoding tRNA (guanosine(37)-N1)-methyltransferase TrmD, giving the protein MRIDIVTIFPAFFDVLDVSLIGKARDRGILDMHVHDLRDWTHDRHRTVDDTPYGGGAGMVMKPEPWGEALDGLLTSESVLLVPSPAGETFSQRMARELAEERHLVFACGRYEGIDQRVVDHFSARRRVRLVSLGDYVLNGGEVAAMAIVEAVSRLVPGVVGNPESLVEESHEDGLLEYPSYTKPPTWRDLEVPPVLLSGNHGAIATWRQEQSLERTRLHRPDLLP; this is encoded by the coding sequence ATGCGCATCGACATCGTCACGATCTTCCCGGCGTTCTTCGATGTGCTCGATGTCTCGCTCATCGGCAAGGCACGGGACCGCGGCATCCTGGACATGCACGTCCATGATCTGCGCGACTGGACCCACGATCGCCATCGCACCGTGGATGACACCCCGTACGGCGGTGGGGCGGGCATGGTGATGAAGCCGGAGCCATGGGGTGAGGCTCTCGACGGGCTGCTCACCTCGGAGTCGGTCCTGCTCGTGCCGTCTCCTGCCGGTGAGACCTTCTCGCAGCGGATGGCGCGCGAACTCGCCGAGGAGCGCCACCTGGTGTTCGCGTGCGGACGCTACGAGGGCATCGACCAGCGGGTGGTGGACCACTTCTCGGCACGGCGGCGGGTACGGCTCGTCAGCCTCGGCGACTACGTGCTGAACGGGGGCGAGGTCGCGGCGATGGCGATCGTGGAGGCGGTGTCGAGGCTCGTCCCTGGCGTCGTGGGCAATCCGGAGAGCCTCGTCGAGGAGTCCCACGAAGACGGGCTGCTGGAATATCCGAGCTATACGAAGCCGCCCACCTGGCGCGACCTCGAGGTGCCACCGGTCCTGCTCAGCGGCAATCACGGTGCGATCGCCACGTGGCGACAGGAGCAGAGTCTGGAGCGCACCAGGCTGCACCGGCCCGACCTGCTGCCCTGA
- a CDS encoding MFS transporter, whose product MSTTVTSSGTDVAAPASGVSSVVLTRRRGRWVDGWNPEDAHFWVSEGRGIARRNLRWSIFAEFLGFIIWQLWSIVVVMLPAAGFELSSSQLFWLISLPSLVGATLRFPYTFMVAIFGGRNWTIISAGLLLVPATLLGIVVSNPDTPFGVLLLVAALGGVGGGNFASSMANITYFFPQKEKGWALGLNAAGGNLGTAVAQFAVPIVVTIGAGATLNIALAGWMWIPLILVAMWGAWRYMDNLSSAKADFAGSAAALREPHLWLMALLYIGTFGSFIGFASVFPKLIADQFPAFSTIQIGQAAVSLAFLGALVGSLARPYGGRLADRFGGARVTVGAFAVMALGALALVTVMPMQSFWAFLGCFLVLFAATGVGNGSTYRMIPSIFAARGIATRALPGTPAGVKVQRKAAAALGLVSAIGAYGGFLVPQVLNASQLATGGYTAAFYGFVIAYVGLMVLTVLVYVVPRRSLAGQRI is encoded by the coding sequence ATGAGCACGACCGTCACATCGTCCGGCACGGATGTCGCAGCACCGGCATCCGGCGTCTCATCAGTCGTCCTGACCAGGCGACGCGGTCGCTGGGTCGACGGCTGGAATCCCGAGGACGCGCACTTCTGGGTATCCGAGGGGCGAGGCATCGCGCGCCGCAACCTCCGCTGGTCGATCTTCGCGGAGTTCCTCGGGTTCATCATCTGGCAGCTGTGGAGCATCGTCGTCGTCATGCTCCCGGCCGCGGGGTTCGAGCTGTCGAGTTCTCAGCTGTTCTGGCTCATCTCGCTGCCGAGTCTCGTCGGCGCCACCTTGCGCTTCCCCTACACGTTCATGGTCGCGATCTTCGGCGGTCGCAACTGGACCATCATCTCAGCGGGCCTCCTGCTCGTCCCCGCGACGCTCCTCGGCATCGTCGTATCCAATCCCGACACGCCGTTCGGAGTCTTGCTGCTCGTCGCGGCGCTCGGTGGCGTCGGCGGCGGCAACTTCGCCAGTTCGATGGCGAACATCACGTACTTCTTCCCGCAGAAGGAGAAGGGCTGGGCGCTGGGCCTCAACGCCGCGGGCGGAAACCTCGGCACCGCGGTGGCTCAGTTCGCGGTCCCGATCGTCGTGACGATCGGCGCGGGCGCAACCCTCAACATCGCGCTGGCTGGCTGGATGTGGATCCCGCTGATCCTCGTCGCGATGTGGGGTGCCTGGCGTTACATGGACAACCTCTCCTCAGCCAAGGCCGATTTCGCAGGCTCTGCTGCGGCGCTGCGAGAGCCGCACCTGTGGCTGATGGCACTTCTCTACATCGGCACGTTCGGATCCTTCATCGGATTCGCAAGCGTCTTCCCGAAGCTCATCGCCGATCAGTTTCCCGCCTTCTCGACGATCCAGATCGGGCAGGCGGCCGTGTCGCTCGCATTCCTCGGTGCTCTCGTGGGCTCACTCGCGCGCCCCTACGGTGGACGGCTTGCGGATAGGTTCGGCGGGGCCCGCGTCACCGTCGGAGCGTTCGCGGTGATGGCACTCGGTGCGCTGGCGCTGGTGACGGTCATGCCGATGCAGAGCTTCTGGGCCTTCCTCGGCTGCTTCCTCGTGCTCTTCGCCGCCACCGGGGTGGGCAACGGCTCGACGTATCGCATGATCCCGAGCATCTTCGCGGCGCGGGGCATCGCGACCCGTGCCCTGCCAGGCACTCCGGCGGGTGTCAAGGTGCAGCGAAAGGCTGCGGCGGCACTCGGCCTCGTCTCCGCGATCGGCGCGTACGGCGGGTTCCTCGTTCCGCAGGTGCTCAACGCCTCGCAGCTGGCGACCGGTGGGTACACCGCAGCGTTCTACGGCTTCGTGATCGCGTACGTCGGACTGATGGTCCTGACCGTCCTCGTCTACGTCGTGCCACGGCGGTCGCTCGCAGGGCAGCGGATCTGA
- a CDS encoding FAD-dependent oxidoreductase, translated as MTHRPSLRVVLVGFGPVGARFAEELLPSVAAGEVALTVVGAERCDPYNRVMVAEYAVGEAERDELELVDSESLTVAGAVIRTGEHVVAIDSAERCVRLDDGSTVPYDRLVLATGARSRVPVLDGLEHTSPSFAGHDGGLTAGVCALRTVDDAQRVREVVEGGGRVVVLGAGVLGIELGMLLAKAGASPSIAHFGPIPMPRQLDRASAAILAAALEAAGLHVIPHTRAEVIVVRVDEDGERRFHALVSSDGRVTEGDLLVLSCGVGARTELATDAGLRVGAGILVDDRLRTWTDPSIHAIGDCAQIADPALHLHDPSVPGGPSGLIGPGWRQAEWLAQSLLSELRGEAIGACEEELPGVVLLKADGVDLISAGDVSAEPFTPVPRGEVAPGVAVWADPEHGTYTKMVTREGVLTGFVSVGMPRTAAELSVLYTRRAELPADRSLLLRLDAADDAAPRLTGRDAPVCMCNAVAAGTIEDAIADGCVTVGEVGACTRAGTGCGGCRARISDMIAASAREVAPT; from the coding sequence ATGACCCACCGCCCGTCGCTCCGCGTCGTCCTCGTCGGCTTCGGCCCCGTGGGGGCCCGATTCGCCGAAGAGCTGTTGCCCTCGGTGGCGGCCGGTGAGGTGGCCCTGACCGTGGTCGGGGCGGAGCGGTGCGACCCGTACAACCGGGTCATGGTCGCCGAGTATGCGGTCGGCGAAGCCGAGCGGGATGAGCTCGAGCTCGTCGACTCGGAGTCCCTGACAGTCGCGGGGGCCGTCATCCGCACCGGTGAACATGTCGTCGCGATCGATTCGGCCGAACGTTGCGTGCGACTGGACGACGGCTCGACTGTTCCATATGACCGGCTCGTCCTCGCGACGGGTGCGCGGTCGCGGGTCCCCGTGCTCGATGGTCTGGAGCACACCTCCCCTTCCTTCGCCGGCCATGACGGCGGGCTCACCGCCGGTGTGTGCGCGCTCCGAACGGTCGACGACGCGCAGCGGGTGCGCGAAGTCGTAGAGGGCGGCGGACGCGTCGTCGTGCTCGGGGCCGGTGTGCTGGGCATCGAGCTCGGGATGCTGCTGGCGAAGGCCGGCGCGTCACCGAGTATCGCCCACTTCGGCCCCATCCCCATGCCCCGCCAGCTCGATCGGGCCTCGGCCGCGATCCTCGCCGCCGCGCTCGAGGCCGCGGGGCTCCACGTCATCCCGCACACCCGCGCCGAAGTGATCGTGGTGCGTGTCGACGAGGACGGCGAGCGACGATTCCACGCCCTCGTGAGCTCTGACGGACGGGTGACCGAAGGCGACCTGCTCGTGCTGTCGTGCGGAGTCGGGGCACGCACGGAGCTCGCCACCGACGCCGGGCTCCGCGTGGGCGCGGGCATCCTCGTCGACGATCGCCTTCGAACGTGGACGGATCCGTCGATCCACGCGATCGGTGACTGCGCCCAGATCGCCGATCCAGCGCTTCATCTCCACGACCCATCCGTTCCCGGCGGGCCGAGCGGCCTCATCGGTCCCGGCTGGCGGCAGGCGGAGTGGCTCGCGCAGTCGCTTCTGTCCGAGCTGCGAGGCGAGGCGATCGGCGCATGCGAAGAGGAGCTGCCGGGTGTCGTACTGCTGAAAGCGGATGGCGTCGATCTCATCTCCGCCGGAGACGTCTCGGCTGAGCCCTTCACCCCGGTGCCACGGGGCGAGGTCGCACCCGGTGTGGCGGTGTGGGCCGATCCGGAGCACGGCACCTATACGAAGATGGTCACGCGGGAAGGCGTACTCACCGGATTCGTGAGTGTCGGGATGCCACGCACCGCCGCCGAGCTGAGCGTGCTGTACACGCGGCGCGCCGAGCTTCCGGCCGACCGGTCCCTGCTGCTGCGCCTGGACGCCGCCGATGACGCGGCACCGCGACTCACCGGACGTGACGCGCCCGTCTGCATGTGCAACGCGGTGGCGGCGGGAACGATCGAGGACGCGATCGCGGATGGCTGTGTCACCGTCGGCGAAGTCGGCGCGTGCACGCGGGCCGGGACCGGCTGCGGCGGGTGCCGCGCCCGCATCTCAGACATGATCGCGGCCTCCGCACGTGAGGTGGCGCCGACGTGA
- a CDS encoding molybdopterin oxidoreductase family protein — protein MTTATHCPYCALQCAMALTPTAGARLSVEVSGRDFPTNRGGLCKKGWTSAELLASPDRLTTPLSRGDDGELHPIEWDAALDRLADELRRLRIEHGSDAVGVFGGGGLTNEKAYQLGKFARIALGTSRIDYNGRFCMSSAAAAANRAFGIDRGLPFPLTDLDTADTVMLLGSNVGDTMPPFLSHLQSARAAGGLIVVDPRRSTTARLTDEGAGIHVQAVPGTDLALLLGIAHVVLAERLHDAPYLEERTVGLASLRRSVSAWWPERTQSVTGVPAATIRQLARRLAAGRSVYILTGRGVEQHADGTDTATAAINLALLLGLPGTPGNGYGTLTGQGNGQGGREHGQKCDQLPGYRKITDAAARAHVASVWGVAPDLIPGPGIPAVQLLQSAGMPGGVRALMVHGSNVVVSAPNVQTVRDALARLDLLVVCDFFLSETARIADLVLPVLQWAEEEGTMTNLEGRVLRRRRAVDPPAGARSELWIMAELARRLDAPGEWSTIPAAVFDELARASAGGLADYSGLSHALLDEEVEAHWPYPVGSTGTPRLFQDRFAHGDGRARLIAVRARDHHEVPHAAELTLITGRLLAHYQSGTQTRRVPELAAAHPELVAQIHPTTAKDRGLDDGGTVRLSNARGSIDARVGLSSDIRLDTVFLPFHYGDERSANLLTSDALDPISSMPEFKTAVVRAENVVTTAHTA, from the coding sequence GTGACGACCGCGACCCACTGCCCCTACTGCGCGCTCCAGTGCGCCATGGCGTTGACGCCGACGGCCGGTGCACGTCTGTCGGTGGAGGTTTCGGGGCGTGATTTCCCCACCAACCGGGGTGGGCTGTGTAAGAAGGGGTGGACCTCAGCCGAGCTGCTCGCCTCGCCGGATCGCCTCACGACGCCGCTGAGCCGCGGCGACGATGGCGAACTGCACCCGATCGAGTGGGATGCCGCACTCGATCGCCTCGCGGACGAATTACGCCGTCTCCGCATCGAGCACGGCTCGGATGCGGTGGGGGTGTTCGGCGGTGGCGGACTCACGAATGAGAAGGCGTACCAGTTGGGCAAGTTCGCCCGGATCGCGCTGGGTACGTCGCGCATCGATTACAACGGTCGCTTCTGCATGTCGTCGGCTGCCGCCGCCGCGAATCGCGCGTTCGGCATCGACCGGGGGCTCCCCTTTCCCCTCACCGACCTCGACACCGCCGACACCGTGATGCTGCTCGGCTCGAACGTCGGCGACACGATGCCGCCGTTCCTCTCGCACCTGCAGAGCGCGCGTGCGGCAGGCGGGCTGATCGTCGTCGACCCGCGGCGCAGCACGACCGCACGACTCACGGACGAGGGCGCCGGCATCCACGTCCAGGCCGTGCCCGGAACGGATCTCGCGCTCCTCCTCGGGATCGCGCACGTCGTGCTCGCGGAGCGGCTCCACGACGCGCCGTATCTCGAGGAACGCACCGTGGGGCTCGCGAGCCTGCGCCGCTCGGTCTCGGCGTGGTGGCCAGAGCGCACCCAGTCGGTCACCGGGGTCCCGGCGGCGACTATCCGCCAGCTCGCGCGCCGACTCGCCGCGGGGCGGTCGGTCTACATCCTCACCGGACGGGGTGTCGAGCAGCACGCCGACGGCACCGACACCGCGACCGCCGCGATCAACCTCGCGCTGCTGCTCGGCCTTCCGGGCACTCCCGGCAACGGATACGGCACGCTCACAGGTCAAGGCAATGGTCAGGGCGGCCGTGAGCATGGGCAGAAATGCGATCAGCTCCCCGGCTATCGCAAGATCACCGACGCCGCAGCTCGTGCGCACGTCGCATCCGTCTGGGGCGTCGCCCCGGATCTGATTCCCGGTCCCGGAATCCCGGCTGTGCAGCTGCTGCAGTCAGCCGGGATGCCGGGTGGCGTGCGTGCTCTGATGGTGCACGGGTCGAATGTCGTGGTTTCGGCACCGAACGTGCAGACGGTGCGTGATGCGCTGGCGCGCCTCGACCTCCTCGTGGTGTGCGACTTCTTCCTCTCCGAGACGGCGCGTATCGCCGATCTGGTCCTGCCCGTACTGCAGTGGGCTGAGGAGGAGGGCACGATGACGAACCTCGAGGGTCGAGTGCTCCGCCGTCGCCGTGCCGTCGACCCGCCCGCCGGCGCGCGCAGCGAGCTGTGGATCATGGCCGAGCTCGCACGGCGGCTCGACGCGCCTGGCGAGTGGAGCACGATTCCGGCGGCCGTCTTCGATGAGCTCGCTCGCGCCTCAGCCGGCGGCTTGGCCGACTACTCCGGGCTGAGCCACGCCCTGCTCGACGAAGAGGTCGAGGCGCACTGGCCGTATCCCGTCGGCAGCACGGGGACTCCGCGCCTGTTCCAGGACCGGTTCGCGCACGGCGACGGGCGCGCCCGACTCATCGCGGTGCGGGCTCGCGACCACCATGAGGTTCCCCATGCTGCCGAGCTCACGCTGATAACGGGACGACTGCTTGCGCACTATCAGAGCGGTACGCAGACACGACGGGTGCCGGAACTCGCTGCCGCCCATCCGGAGCTCGTGGCGCAGATCCACCCCACCACCGCCAAGGATCGCGGACTGGATGACGGGGGGACCGTCCGGCTCTCGAACGCGCGCGGAAGCATCGACGCCCGCGTGGGCCTGAGCTCGGACATCCGGCTCGACACGGTCTTCCTGCCGTTCCACTACGGTGACGAAAGGAGCGCCAACCTTCTCACGAGCGACGCACTCGACCCGATCTCGTCGATGCCGGAGTTCAAGACCGCGGTCGTGCGGGCTGAGAACGTCGTCACCACCGCGCACACGGCCTGA
- the rimM gene encoding ribosome maturation factor RimM (Essential for efficient processing of 16S rRNA) gives MAGSDTSGDAVNPDRVETSRPSPKTQLRVGRLVKAHGLKGALKLELYTDDPDGRFVPGATFTLQVPESSPWHGKPLTVREFRWMNSHPVAFFEGVEDRDAAEELVRAILWIDQDAAATTPDDNAWYDHQLVGLDVVRDGEVVGRVIRVDHFPAQDLLIVRLSTGSDAEVLVPFVAAIVPEVDIEGGRVVVTPPAGLFEELTGDDEPEPDPEAEAGD, from the coding sequence GTGGCGGGCTCCGACACATCGGGGGACGCCGTCAACCCGGACCGGGTTGAGACCTCTCGCCCGTCCCCGAAGACGCAGCTGCGCGTCGGCCGGCTCGTCAAGGCGCACGGACTCAAGGGCGCGCTCAAGCTCGAGCTCTACACCGACGATCCCGACGGGCGCTTCGTGCCGGGCGCGACCTTCACGCTTCAGGTGCCCGAGTCCTCGCCGTGGCACGGCAAGCCGCTCACGGTCCGCGAATTCCGCTGGATGAACAGCCACCCGGTGGCGTTCTTCGAGGGCGTGGAGGACCGGGATGCCGCCGAGGAGCTCGTGCGCGCGATCCTGTGGATCGATCAGGATGCCGCAGCCACGACACCGGACGACAATGCCTGGTACGACCACCAGCTCGTCGGCCTGGACGTCGTCCGTGACGGCGAGGTCGTCGGACGCGTCATCCGCGTCGATCACTTCCCGGCACAGGACCTGCTCATCGTGCGTCTTTCGACAGGTTCGGACGCCGAGGTGCTGGTGCCGTTCGTCGCTGCGATCGTGCCCGAGGTCGACATCGAAGGCGGCCGTGTCGTGGTGACCCCGCCCGCCGGGCTCTTCGAGGAGCTGACCGGCGACGACGAACCGGAGCCGGACCCCGAGGCCGAAGCCGGCGACTGA
- a CDS encoding RNA-binding protein, giving the protein MLAAALEHVVKGIVDHPDDVRIDSSTSPRGDVLEVHVHADDRGRVIGRGGRTAKALRTLISALADGRRVRVDVADD; this is encoded by the coding sequence TTGCTGGCCGCCGCACTCGAGCACGTCGTCAAGGGGATCGTCGATCACCCTGACGACGTGCGCATCGACTCGTCCACGTCCCCTCGCGGTGACGTCCTCGAGGTTCACGTGCACGCCGATGACCGGGGTCGCGTGATCGGGCGCGGCGGCCGCACGGCCAAGGCGCTCCGCACCCTCATCAGCGCGCTCGCCGACGGGCGGCGCGTCCGCGTCGACGTCGCGGACGACTGA
- the rpsP gene encoding 30S ribosomal protein S16 — protein MAVKIRLKRLGKIRAPYYRIVVADSRTKRDGRVIEEIGKYHPTEEPSLIEVDSERAQYWLGVGAQPTEQVTALLKLTGDWGRYKGDKNAVSTVRTAEPKPDFEIDAAKKSVVKPKAEKKVEAPAEAADTADEAESAGA, from the coding sequence GTGGCTGTCAAGATCCGTCTCAAGCGCCTGGGCAAGATCCGTGCGCCGTACTACCGCATCGTCGTCGCCGACTCGCGCACCAAGCGCGATGGTCGTGTCATCGAGGAGATCGGCAAGTACCACCCCACCGAGGAGCCCTCGCTGATCGAGGTCGACTCCGAGCGAGCGCAGTACTGGCTGGGCGTCGGCGCACAGCCGACCGAGCAGGTCACCGCACTGCTCAAGCTCACCGGCGACTGGGGTCGTTACAAGGGCGACAAGAACGCCGTCTCGACCGTGCGCACCGCCGAGCCGAAGCCCGACTTCGAGATCGACGCTGCCAAGAAGTCGGTCGTCAAGCCCAAGGCCGAGAAGAAGGTCGAGGCTCCGGCCGAGGCCGCCGACACGGCCGACGAGGCCGAGTCCGCCGGAGCGTAG
- a CDS encoding glutamate--cysteine ligase: MTVPFATSARSTVGLEWELMLADGETGDLVPRAPEVMEVLEEQTALERYTVTGELLTNTVEVTSGVGATVAAAVDDIADSIAAIRTVTNPMDVELLCAGSHPFAQWYNQGITDKTRYHKLIERTQWWGRNMMIWGIHVHVGVEDVNKVFPIINALAGYLPHLQALSASSPFWAGERTGYASNRALVFQQLPTAGLPWPLENWAEFEGYLDDMVGTGVMEDATEVRWDIRPAPRWGTIEVRACDGMSTLPELAAVAALVQSLVEEFSRQLDAGEELLALQPWFVRENKWRAARYGLDARIIIDREGTQAPVREHLLETLDRIRDIAVELKCARELAAIDTILTQGASYERQLMVADAADGDLREVVLHLIREFRAGPTLRDHLASLGH, from the coding sequence ATGACGGTGCCGTTTGCGACATCCGCCCGCTCCACAGTGGGTCTGGAGTGGGAGCTGATGCTGGCTGACGGCGAGACGGGTGACCTCGTGCCGCGCGCCCCCGAGGTCATGGAGGTGCTCGAGGAGCAGACCGCCCTCGAGCGATACACCGTGACAGGCGAGCTGCTCACCAACACCGTCGAGGTCACCAGCGGCGTCGGAGCCACGGTTGCGGCGGCCGTCGATGACATCGCCGATTCGATCGCCGCGATCCGCACCGTGACCAACCCCATGGATGTCGAGCTGCTCTGCGCCGGCAGCCATCCGTTCGCGCAGTGGTACAACCAGGGCATCACCGACAAGACGCGCTATCACAAGCTCATCGAGCGGACGCAGTGGTGGGGGCGCAACATGATGATCTGGGGCATCCACGTCCACGTCGGCGTCGAGGACGTCAACAAGGTTTTCCCGATCATCAATGCCCTCGCGGGCTACCTCCCGCATCTCCAGGCGCTGTCGGCATCGAGTCCATTCTGGGCCGGTGAGCGAACGGGCTACGCGTCGAACCGCGCCCTCGTCTTCCAGCAGCTGCCGACGGCGGGACTGCCATGGCCACTTGAGAATTGGGCGGAGTTCGAGGGCTACCTCGACGACATGGTCGGCACCGGAGTCATGGAGGACGCCACGGAGGTGCGGTGGGACATCCGCCCGGCCCCTCGCTGGGGCACGATCGAGGTGCGCGCGTGCGATGGCATGTCGACACTCCCCGAGCTCGCCGCCGTCGCGGCGCTCGTGCAGTCCCTTGTGGAGGAGTTCTCGCGACAGCTCGACGCGGGCGAGGAGCTCCTCGCGCTGCAGCCGTGGTTCGTCCGCGAGAACAAGTGGCGTGCCGCCCGGTACGGGCTGGATGCCCGGATCATCATCGATCGCGAGGGCACGCAGGCGCCCGTCCGTGAACACCTGCTCGAGACCCTGGACCGCATCCGCGACATCGCCGTCGAGCTGAAATGCGCCCGTGAGCTCGCCGCGATCGACACGATCCTGACCCAGGGTGCGAGCTACGAGCGACAGCTGATGGTGGCCGATGCCGCGGACGGCGACCTCCGCGAAGTCGTGCTGCACCTCATCCGGGAGTTCCGCGCCGGCCCGACGCTGCGCGACCACCTCGCCTCGCTCGGCCACTGA
- a CDS encoding DUF559 domain-containing protein, translating to MTKIDREERTKKLRAWTRAQGGVAHSIEARAAGYSAHDLALAVAGGDLVRIRRSWVATTDCDPTRLRAASISGRVTCVSAAKLEKLWIPRLDEKQQHPHIAVRPTSSRFDASGLNVHWAKGPVIVSRTVVTDPIVNVLFHIARCLPRLDALAVWESAIRKGLADPVVLAKVEWGSSLAKELAEMSSALSDSGLETIFIARLRDLPLQIRQQVRIDGHPVDALIGERLVTQLDGFEHHRAKDRRRDLRADARLALRGYTVLRFDYQQVFYDWPFVESTILTAVAQGLHRARR from the coding sequence GTGACGAAGATCGATCGCGAGGAACGCACGAAGAAGCTCCGCGCCTGGACTCGTGCCCAGGGCGGCGTTGCGCACTCGATCGAGGCCCGCGCAGCCGGGTACTCTGCGCACGACCTCGCTCTCGCAGTCGCGGGCGGTGATCTGGTGCGGATCCGACGGTCATGGGTGGCGACGACCGACTGCGATCCGACGCGCCTCCGCGCAGCATCCATCAGCGGGCGAGTCACCTGCGTCAGCGCGGCGAAACTGGAGAAACTGTGGATCCCTCGGCTCGACGAGAAGCAGCAGCATCCTCACATCGCTGTTCGACCGACGAGCTCACGATTCGACGCGAGCGGATTGAACGTCCACTGGGCGAAGGGTCCCGTGATCGTGTCTCGCACGGTGGTCACGGACCCGATCGTGAACGTTCTCTTCCACATCGCCCGTTGCTTGCCGCGGCTCGATGCACTCGCCGTCTGGGAGTCCGCGATCCGAAAGGGCTTGGCGGATCCGGTGGTTCTCGCCAAGGTCGAGTGGGGCAGCTCGCTAGCCAAGGAATTGGCGGAGATGTCCTCAGCGCTCTCGGATTCAGGTCTCGAGACCATCTTCATCGCGCGCCTGCGCGACCTTCCGCTTCAGATTCGGCAGCAGGTGCGAATCGACGGGCACCCGGTCGACGCGCTGATCGGCGAGCGACTGGTGACTCAACTGGACGGATTCGAACATCACCGAGCCAAGGATCGGCGCCGAGATCTGCGCGCCGACGCCAGGCTTGCCCTGCGGGGCTACACCGTGCTGAGGTTCGATTACCAGCAGGTCTTCTACGACTGGCCCTTCGTCGAGAGCACGATTCTGACAGCGGTCGCGCAAGGGCTGCACCGGGCGCGTCGCTGA